Part of the Numenius arquata chromosome 5, bNumArq3.hap1.1, whole genome shotgun sequence genome is shown below.
GGCTTGTAGACTGTGTTAATTGCAGAATTGATATTGTGGTGATTTAAGATGTAGTTTTTAGAGGTTGCTGTGCACATAGGCTAAATACTAAAATTGCTTACATGTTAGGCATTTTAGGCATTAGGCATTAGGCAACATGATACATGTTTTAAGTGAAGGTACAATAATAATATAACCACCAGAGCCTGATGTAAACTGATATGATTTTCAATGTCAACAGAATTAGAGTCCCCAAAAACAGGAGTGTAGGGAACTGCTACAGGCCTATCTATAGTTTAACAAAATGAATGTATAAAACTGGTGAATTAAGGTAGAACAAGATGCATTTGAGGGATAGATCTTCAGAGCTGCCCTTCCCATAGGGGATATCTTTGTCATCTAACCACTTTATCTTCCGTCCTGAGGAAAGGGAGAGTAGAAGATAAACTAATAGGTAGTTTTGCCTTGGGAGCACATTTATCTTGTGTGGGGTTTTTAGCAATCCATGTTGGTTGtttctgttcagttttgtttctgctgtggaGTCACAGTTTCCCAGTAATTTTCAGTTTGCCTGAAATTACTGTACTGCAACTGTTCAATAGAATGAATCTCATAAAGAAATTAGTAACTTTATTACTTGACAGTCAGTATATAATTTAGTTGCTTCCTATCTGCTGCTAATTGGAGATGTGTTAGTAAGAGAGaatcttaaattttctttttaaaagtagttttaaaaaagtATGCAGTCATTTTAAATGCATCTTATTCTTCAATAAAACGCATTTATTCATCTAAAGAGCATCTAGGTCATAAGAAACTCATTTGGTCTTCGTGAAGTTATTCCAGATTTTCAGTTTTCACAAAGAGTAGAATCTGTTCCCTGTAACTTCAGCTTTACACATAATGATTGTGTGTAACAGGGTCCATGTAGTTATACAGAACAACACACTTGGAATATGTTCTTTTTGTAACTCTGGAAATAagagttttgggggggttttttaaCTCAACAGATGCTAAGCAAATTGGTCAGTATTAATAACTAAGATTTTCTATCCAGTTTATGCAGAGAAACAGTGCTTGCTAATCTCatgaagaaatcaaagaaaacatATGGCTCCTTTCAAGATGAATTAACTGATCATGTTAAAGTTCGGAAAGCTAAAGGTCTAGAGCCAAGAAGGTATttaggaaaagcagaagaggaagagttTCAAGATAAAAACATTGAAGGAGAAAGTGTCCTCAGTGAGGTTATATCTTCAAACTTTAAGCGTGAACAAGGCCAGCATTCCAGCCTTTTCTCAGAAACCCCGTCACCTACAAATACTGGGGAAAACAAAATGCCGAGCTGGCCATCAGCTTCTGAGCAAGCACTAGAAAAGACACCTAATTATGGCTATAACAAGGGCTACTGTAAAGAAGAGCAAGCATCTGAGGTAGAGATAGACACCATCAGAGAGAAAAGCTTCAGGCTATCAGCTGCAGAATCGAAAGACTGCTACATACCTGTGCTTGCTGACACTTCTACCAGCTCctacagaaaagaacagaaatttcaGATAAAACATTTTGAAGTGGAAAAATACATCATTGAAGAgctgaagaatgagaaagaagccacaaagcagaaaagaaagaaaaatagcgAAGGTGcagtttttggaaaagaaaatgtgaagcagAAGAGAATTAAATTTGAGATAGacttggaaaatgaaaagaaatcaagACCTTATAAAGGCAAAAGACTTAAAGAAAATTCCACTGAGAAAGAGAGCAAAAAGCACAAAAAGGATAAAGAGAAGCCACAGATATATATCAAAAAAGAAGAGGAGCTACTTTGGGATGAATCTGTCTTGGGATATTGACAAAGCTTTTGCTTAGCTTTAAGAAGTTGATTCTGTTTGTAGCCTCACTTAACCATTTTGTATTATACTATCACTgttggtgtgggggtttttttagctgtTTTTGTTCCAACCTGGAAGCGAGAAAAAgcctgttttctgaaatttttgagCAGTAGATAGGCATCAATTTTTAATCACCTTACACATAGAGCAGCCATTGCAGTGATGCAAGTTTGAAAGTCTGTAATCTCTTATGGAATTTAACAGAAATAAGGGTCAGTAGCTCACCAAAGTGTATAGCTTCTTTCTAATGTTAATGGTGCCTGTTTATTCTTCTAGGAAGGTTTCTGTTATTCTTTTAGGAAAGTACATaaactcttaaaataaataaggGCACTACAGTGTCCCCAGCCATGTATGTAACCGTTTCTCTCACGGATTTAAAAGGAGAATTTGCAAGTCTTTTGATTCTAGACCTTATTTgctattggggttttttgggagttggtttgggtttttttgtcaccCAGTTCTGAATTCAAAATGAgtccattaaaaatgcaaatgcttgTCATATATACATTGTCTAGTAGATTTTTCTCATTGTAATCCTTATTTTTAGTCCAAtttaagaaacacagaaaaggtgCAATATGCAAAAATAATTGCTACCATGAGGGTATTTTCTGCTTCATTCACTCAAGGTCATGTACAGAAGAATTGTTAGAGTGAAGCTAGATTTGTGATCCAAACAACACCCTGAAAAATCAGTAACAACtttgtatttccattttaaatgccATGTCACCAGACCTTCACTCACAACATGAATTTACATTATTGTGTCATGAGCACAGAATTCCTACATATGTGGAATTAACTGAGAAACTCAGATGATGGTGTTCAAGCTCTTGGGTTGCTCCCGGGACTTCCGTGAGCCATGAACACTGGAAATCTTCATCCTCTACAGGGCCTGGGACAAGGGAGGCTGCCAAAgaggaagaggggggagggaTTGCATTGTCCACCTGCACTGTGCAGAGTTGAGGTTGTGTAAAGGATTTGAAGCCTGTGTGATGTCTCACTGAAAGCCACTGGATTGAGTAAATACAGTTAAGCTCTAAAAAACGATCATTTAAAAGCAAAGTCATAAGACAACATTTAGCATCTCTCTTAATGCCTTCGGGTTGCAAGAAAGCTTTTTCTGAGCCTTGATGTGGGATCTGAAAGCCAGCACGCTGTTGGTTTGTACCACTTAGACTACGCTTTCCAGTGGGTTAATCTGTTTGTAGAGGCACCTGTGCTGAGCTGCTGCACTCTCAGTAAACCTGCCCAACTGAAATCTTCTGTTGTGGGTTGTTGTGGTGTGGGATGGAGTAGAGACCAGGGCCCTCAAGTCTTGAATTTTATCCAATTTGTCTTAGTTTTAGTTTTGCGGGTGTGAGTAGGTTGAAAAGCCCTGAAAATTATGtagtctgctttatttttaaaggatttgtgTTATGTGGTTGATTGCAATCTTGGATTTagatgtttgctgctgctgctgaagttatAAATCTGAGTAGTTAACATCTAAGCCATCAAGAAACTTAGTCCATCCTCTAATAGACAAGCTTTTGGGGAGTGAAGTCAGAGGTTCATGGGGATTCAGCTTGAAGTTCAAAGTGTACATAGGGTTGTTTTTCTCGTCGCCTTTTCTCATCTCCCCTGGTCTTTGTCTCAGGCTGATAATGCTCTGTTTTCTTCAGTGGCTCTTTTTCCTCGCTCAGGAGTTACATATCTTTCTGTGTCTTTCCAAGGACTCATTCGCTGCTTTTTCCTTAGCCCCTCCTCGTCTAATGAGTGCGTCTCAAGTCACTCATGATAACTACTTTTCTTATTTACTTGGGAAGAGAGCGGATTCAATCGTAACTTACTTACGCTAACTGTTGATGACAGTTGTGAGCTGTTGTAAGCTGCCAACTGCAGGCTGCTTGTATCTTCCTACAGTGTAACAGAGGAGGTGATTTCAAGCTCTCTCTCCTATATATACTCCTTGCTGCGAGAAAAACAGCAACACTGCAGCTTGTCTCCCATGTAAGACAAATAATGACTTTCTCTTCACCCACAACACCTAGTTTAGCAAATCTTGGGGCACTGTAAGGTCTCTTGGATATTTCTGCCACCCTGATAAATAGGACTGTACAAACATGGCCAATTATTAGTAAGGACCCCTTGTTCCAATATGGTCACGTACACCTCCTTTCCTTTGGAAGTCAGTCTAAGAAAACAATTAGAGCTCCACCAAATGGAAAGGCCACAGTGTAGTATGCTGCTTGTACACAGGGAACTGGGTAATTGAAGGGGAGTAAGCATCAGTTTACTTGCTTTTGAAATAAGAGTTGCACTTTTGGAAGTTGGGAGAAGGAGATTAACAGCTCTGAAATATGGTAGAAGCAAGAGTTGGCAGAACAGggagctggttttggttttttcagtgATCATTCCCAAATCTGTACTTGAACTCCATACCCTCCTTGTCCACCCACTGGCAAGTGGTTTCACAAACTACATAGAATAGCTCTAAACAAAGTTTCTTGGTATCAAACATGAAAGATAAGATCCCAAAAGAAGTGTTCTTGccacattttgattaaaaaatgatTAATCTATGATGTAAATGCTGCGAATGAGACATGGCAGAGTCTCATCTAGCTCTAATTTAGGTAAGTGTTATCCAATTTTCTAAGGTCATAAATAATTGTTATTGTTCATGTGTTTCCTGATTGCCTTGTTCCTAGCCTTTCACATTTGAACCAATAGTTATCTACGTACTAGACATCTTAAAATACGAGGCACAGAAATTGATGATTTTACCCTTTTACTGTAAATatgtgttttttcactttttagtaGCAAAGAAATCCACATTGTCTGTAATGAAAGCTAATTCTTCTCATCTGTTCCTCCCATTAAAACTACCAAAGCGTTACAATTCTGATTTGAGAACAAATTAAATCACAGCTCTTTCTGTCATATGTGAGGAGCTAGACTTGCAGAGCTGACTGGAGACCCCTTGGAGTCAGTGGTATTTTATGCAGGTACGAGGGTTCCTCTGTGAAGGCACAACAGCACTAAATTTGATCTGTCTCCTCTTTCAGTAAACCTGTGTGCTGCTTGCCTTCGTGAAAGAGCTGCTGTAtatgaaaaaggcaaattaaaactgTGTCCAAGTAGCTGAGCACAGAAACAAGGTTAAAACTGCTCTTTAAAGCTGGGTTTAAGTGAAGACTTCCAGACCTGAATCAAGTACTGAATTCTCCTGAGGCCTCTTTTATTCATCTACAAATGGTGCAGAAGGGGACTCTGGCAGATTTATCCTGCCCATGATAGGGATaggcactctatcccactgtctttGTCGgcgacgtggacagtgggatagagtgcaccctcagcaagtttgctgacaacaccaagctcggtggcatggtcgacacgctggagggaagggatgccatccagagggacctggacaggcttgagaggtgggcccgtgcaaactgcatgaagttcaaccaggccaaatgcagggtcctgcacctgggacatggcaatcccaggcacaaatacaggttgggaggagaatggctagagagcagccctgaggagaaggacttgggggtgttggtggatgagaagctcaacgtgagccagcagtgtgcactggcagcccagaaagccaaccgcatcctgggctgcatcaagagaagtgtggccagcagagcgcgggaggtgattctacccctctactctgcgctcatgagaccccacctggagtactgtgtccagctttggagtcctcaacacaggaaggacatggacctgttggaacctggaacaggttgcccagggaagttgtggatgccccatccctggaagtgttcaaggccaggctggatggggctttgagcaacctggtctagtggaggtgtccctgcccatggcagggggattggaactcaatgatctttaaggtcccttccaactctaaccattctatgattctatgatgtgtcCCTGAAGCGGAGTGCTGCTGCCagtttcccctcctttctccagAAGGTTACCATCCCTGTGACATCTTTGTGTCCCTGCATCTGCTGTTCTTATTCATAGGCAAACAGATCAGCTTGAACTCCCTGTAAGGGGAGCTGACTTTAGAGGGAGGCAAGGCCACCCTTCTGCTGGTGCAGGAATAACAAGAAATGCCTGAAAGCGTTGGAGTTGCTTGTTCAATGAACACGTAAGAGAGCCTAGATGGTCAGCTCTGAAAGCAACTGTGATTTCAGTGCACTATGAAGAGTGGCATGAATGTGCTGTTCTGCAAAATACTGACAGGTTTTtatagtttgttttcctttgtatgaCTTTTTATACTTTGTTTTCATGACTGGCTACAGCGTGTGAAAAATTTGTAATGAGATCCCAGTGTGAGGTCTGTCTGAAAAAGGCCACAACTGACACAGGAGATATCTTTCTGTGTCCTGTGAAGTGAGCAAAAAGTTGTTTTTGCGGTGGAAGGGTCTTATTTGAAATCTTACGACAAAAGGAAGAACCACCGAAGTCGCCTTGCATGCCCTGAGCTCAGGCTGTGGTTTCAGCGAGGCACACTGGGATCACTAACGCCTGGCAAGTTAACCCTGCAGTTGGCCTAGGAGACATACCCTCCTCCTATCTAACCTGCTAACGTGCCGAGTATATTGCTCTAAAGCCTGAGAGGCACTCGACTGAAATCAGTGTAAATCACCTGAATGCAATGCCTTGAGCTGCAACTCGCATTTCCCATGTATCTATGGAATCATATTACAGGGTAAAACTGTTGCTTGAGTTAGAGGACTATTGTGGTTTAATTtaattaaggtattttttttcagcGTAGAGCTGTTGGCCAGCACTTGCCATCCAACAACACGGAAGCTGATTCTTAATGGCTGTGTTTATCAGCCAGAACACCAAGATGAAAGCACCAGGGGGAGGACTGGGAGATTTGGATTCTCTTTCCAGCCTTTCCACAAGTTTTTCCTGTGATTTACAACTTGCCAGGAACATGGTACTAAATGAATtcttccagctgcagcttttttaaCCTTAACATGTTATAGCTTCTGGCTCTTCTTCACATCCACTGATAGAAATGACCCAAAGGAGGACGTTACAGCCCTGTCAGATCTGCTGGTGTCATTCCAGCTGTACCCATTTCCTATCCTGCTTATATTTTCAGAGTGAGATGGTGAGCAGGTAGGCACAGTGTCTTTGTAACCCAGACCACCTATAGCAGTTGTTGACTATACCTTTAAACCGGTAACAAATGGAGGTATCACAGAAATGGGCCACCTGTCTCACAGTTGGGCTTTGTTGTAGGATGGATGCTCAACAACACCGGGCAAAAACACAGACCCTCAGGTCACAGACCTTTTCTTCTTGCACTGACAGGTTCGGGTCCTTGCTATTTCTCTACTTAAGATATGGAAGTTTGAGATAAAACCAGAAtctcggggctggggggggggcgaggaggggggggcggaATGTGAAAGAAGTGGTacatattgtaattttttttttctctgagagctgtggggaaaactgaaaattgctgtgtgggggagggaggggagatttGAAGGAAACCTTTAAAATGAAGTGGGATTTCTTAGAATTAACAATGAAACTGTTCACACCAGTGTTCTGAGCACTAATCTAACAAACAGTTGAAATAAAGTTGTTTTTCCCAAAGTGAAGTGTTAGGTGTTTCCAAACCACCTGTATTATAAATTCAAGCTCCACAGCCTGAATCACAGTTATCGATAACATCGTGCTGTACGAGAAATACGTTGACTGTGACTCTTGCTCATAGCTAAGCTTTTCCCCCTCAAAATGTTGCTTTTGGAACTGCGTTATATCAGTCTGTATTGATGGTGTTTCTGAGCCACAGTGGCAAAACCTTCCCTTTTGTAGTTAGTAGAAATCATGATTTCTAGTTCTCTTTGCTCCTCCCTGTCAGCGAGGGAACATTGAAGTTCCATGGTACGTACACAGGTTCTTCTCGGAGCGTTAATCAAAACTCTGAAGTCTGTAACCTTAGATTCATCTGACTTCGTGTGCAAATGAAGTCCGTGCCTCAAGATCACGAAGGGAGAAGCCTTTCTCAAATCCATCTCTTGTGCTTAAAAAGATGATAATAAAATATCGTTTTGCCTTGCTCAGCTTCACCCCAGTAATGCTGCCTCTCTTGCTCTCCACTCCCCATGTTTCTGCAGCACCAAGAGACCAGTTGCATTGCTGTCTGGGCAAATGACTCACCTGGGCAAGGCAGCGTGTGACCACTGAAATGTGAGACTTCTCAGCAGCTTGTGagatttccctctttttctcacTTCTTAGAGGCCAATAGAATTTTTCGTGCTGTAGCTTTATGCGAGTCCCGATCAAGAGCCTGTGCAGGATGCGCTCGGCTCACATGGGTCTCTCTCAGACAGCACCTGGGTTTCCCTTCACCAACAACATCTGCACATGGAGCGAGGTTCCTGAGCCAAATAGCTCATGTCAGCGGTGCCCATAGCGCAGGGGCCTCAGGGCCCCTTGGGGAGGCACCTTTTGCACCTCTGTTGCCTGTAGCCTTCAAATTTGAATGTGCATCAGCAGTTCCTTCACACGTGAGCTCCTTCCCTGCTCCGCGATGTCATGCTCAAGGTGGGAGAGGATACCTGGGAAGCCAATGTGAAACCAAGACCATGATAGCAGAGTTGCATCCTACTgaatgtcactgaatttcactgaatttttagagttggaagggaccatagagatcatctagtccaactcccctgctgaagcaggattgcccagagcatgtcagagcatgttactcaggactgcatccaggcaggtcttgaaaatctccaaagaaggggactccacaacctccctgggcagcctgttccagggctctgtcaccctcaccgtaaagaagtttcttctcatatttgaaaaatattgttgCTACAAAGCAACATCAGACATAAAGCCTTCCCCTTCGGTTTAAAAGAAAGCCTGGGGTTTGGGACCCTCTGCCAATGGTCAGCAGTTAGCGTTGCTGCCGTTTGTGTCTGTTTAAGCGCTTACACATCTGTGATATTTTTTGAAAACTCTTAGGATGAGTGTCTCTTCCCTGCTGAGTTATTTCATGTCACTGTGTAGGGGTATCTGCGCTCACAGCCTAAAGCAAGCAGGTGCTACGTACTTGTTTCCTTAGAATTGCCCTCAAAATGAGAGGACTGTATGAAAAGggctttgttttaagaaaaagccCTCTCAAACCTGAGGGAGATGGTGATGCCGGCTGCTTCGCTGCCTGCCTTCTGGTTTGTTTACGtctcttttcattcttcttttttctagCTCAGCAAGTGAAGGGCTCAGACCACAGGCAGCAGCCGTGCCGGTTCAGGAGTGCTGGCGTGCCGACCCCAGCGCTGCGCCTGCCTGCGGTGAAGGTGTTGTGCCGCCCAGCCCGAGCAGAGCCCGCTGCCTGCCGAGCAGCTGCAAACGGGGGGGCTCACGGGGTACGTGCGCCCCTGCACAGCTTGCCTTTTATCCTGCCGCTCCACGCTCGACACAGTTGGTGAAGGAAAGGAGGTTGAGACAACCGTTCCCGCAAGCTGGTGTCCATCTCGACCTCCGCTGTGTAGCCTTATCTGCTCTCCAACGCGCGTCTCAAAGCTACGTCATCTCTCGTTATGATTTTACTGCTCCGCATTAGCCCTGGCAACTAACTGAGTTAAGATTATCGGTCAGGTTTGTGAACAAGCATGAAGGAAGTGCAGACAGACATACCACCACTGGTGTGGCGGTACTTTCTTCTTCATTGGTGGATGTGCTGTTCAAGCAAATAagtctggtttttttgttgttttagcaATGGTTTATAGGGTATTCTGATGCCGTTTGTTTAGGCAAGCAGGCTTCTTTGCAACATTACTGCCACATTTGTCAGCAAGGAGCAAGGATAATGCAAGAGGAGACCCCCAGAAAAGTGGGTTTGTTGTCTTTATGCTTCAGAATGTGCTCGTGTGGCATTTGACAAATACAAGAGACTTCAGAGGAGATCAGCAAATGGAAGCCTAATCCAGGGTTGTCCAAGGAGTCTTGAAAAACGTTAACAAGTAAAGCACCTACATCCCCTTGTAAGCACCTCAGAAAGTGGTTTAGTTTTGAGAACAGCTGACTACCTGCTGCTTAGTAGCAGTAAAAATCAAAGACAGCCCAACACACTGTCTAAAAAGAGGTTTGGGTGCCTTGTGTTAGGCCTCCAGGTTTGAAACTTCTGATGTTTAATCAATTTAAGGGTGGCTGTGGAAATGCTGCAGCCATTAAACTATCTGACGGCACTTAACTATTTGTTTACTTCCTCAGGGAATCTGTAAAGGTCGGTG
Proteins encoded:
- the KRCC1 gene encoding lysine-rich coiled-coil protein 1, which gives rise to MAAERGGKAAPPPPLTARRREDDILDEATRKDLFTDTFCKVCKAVLQFKTQRVSHYKGKKHAQKVHHYIQMHGEKDERQEHGKQKKMDCVNFQMDGSGVVDKNNYCNLCNVSFTSPVVGLSHCLGKIHAKKLKQLSRDQAHVPAQSMQPVSALQKPVAEKPLLPSKAEESSSTSNIRLKLNDADKYCKLCCAPFNNPLVAQEHYNGKKHRRNEARRKILEELGDKVIPGEYSTNALGVGYYVCSICNVIVTSIETYQDHVQGNKHRIKETVLANLMKKSKKTYGSFQDELTDHVKVRKAKGLEPRRYLGKAEEEEFQDKNIEGESVLSEVISSNFKREQGQHSSLFSETPSPTNTGENKMPSWPSASEQALEKTPNYGYNKGYCKEEQASEVEIDTIREKSFRLSAAESKDCYIPVLADTSTSSYRKEQKFQIKHFEVEKYIIEELKNEKEATKQKRKKNSEGAVFGKENVKQKRIKFEIDLENEKKSRPYKGKRLKENSTEKESKKHKKDKEKPQIYIKKEEELLWDESVLGY